In Elaeis guineensis isolate ETL-2024a chromosome 1, EG11, whole genome shotgun sequence, a genomic segment contains:
- the LOC105061062 gene encoding uncharacterized protein isoform X2: MKLENKAVWEGEDDLMSSTQKKACEFSDPSKQIYVGTEESFSGQMNDGKCMEYPFTLPADEIKLGENETVLCTDKTVTEIELPELIGCYKDGACNSIKDICVDEGICSLKKILVENDESSQLLSSIFNYPVASGNSALSEEMAAAAATTADDLKSPSYGHLTSVEKDGEEQHVSGSLSKVGDKFDTANPFLSDMYDENISLKQFHPLHEFEIDPQQVEPTNFNCSDDHKHSSESLSEVGAKCRSTNPFVCDIPDETISFKQFLSLQEIETDPQQVQPANFDCSTEQLADRQKFNQGALEEECFITTAVTSDARQSNLCCGSKENVSICLSQGTAEEGCSMATSASSDVRESGQSNGVKESPAKSLSEDTLQEGCSASASSDVCGSEESNEIQENPSNNLSPGLLKDVCSPDTAVPSDAKEANQSGGTVGNPGNAELENGVSGAASISGQEESNQKIDRQKDGQAKNDPVTEEAVSDNATASARSSFVHNNHGDLNYSEPVYLSGPIVSSGHIPYSGSISLRSDSSTTSTRSFAFPILQPEWNSSPVKMAKADHSHLRKHRGWRVGLLCCRF, encoded by the exons AGAACAAGGCTGTATgggaaggagaagatgatcttatGTCATCTACACAGAAAAAGGCTTGTGAATTCTCAGATCCATCAAAGCAAATTTATGTGGGCACTGAAGAATCCTTTTCTGGACAGATGAATGATGGTAAATGTATGGAATATCCATTTACCCTTCCTGCTGATGAAATTAAATTGGGTGAAAATGAGACAGTTCTTTGCACTGACAAAACTGTTACTGAAATTGAACTACCAGAGTTGATAGGCTGCTATAAAGATGGTGCTTGTAACAGTATAAAGGACATATGTGTTGATGAAGGGATATGTTCCCTCAAAAAGATTTTGGTGGAAAATGATGAGTCAAGCCAGCtgctttcttctatttttaattATCCTGTGGCAAGTGGAAATAGTGCTCTAAGCGAAGAAATGGCAGCTGCTGCCGCAACCACTGCAGATGATTTGAAGTCTCCATCATATGGGCATCTTACTTCTGTTGAAAAGGATGGAGAGGAGCAACATGTTTCTGGGAGTTTATCCAAAGTTGGAGATAAGTTTGATACAGCTAATCCATTCTTAAGTGATATGTATGATGAGAATATCAGTTTAAAACAATTCCACCCTCTGCATGAGTTTGAAATAGACCCTCAGCAAGTGGAGCCAACCAATTTCAACTGCAGCGATGATCATAAACATTCTTCTGAGAGTTTATCTGAAGTTGGAGCCAAGTGTCGTTCAACTAATCCATTCGTATGTGATATACCTGATGAGACAATCAGTTTTAAGCAGTTCCTCTCTCTGCAAGAGATTGAAACAGATCCCCAGCAAGTGCAGCCTGCCAATTTTGACTGCAGCACTGAGCAACTGGCTGATCGTCAAAAATTTAATCAG GGTGCACTGGAAGAGGAGTGCTTTATAACCACAGCTGTGACATCTGATGCCAGACAATCCAACCTATGCTGTGGGTCCAAGGAAAATGTTTCTATTTGTTTATCACAGGGCACAGCGGAAGAGGGGTGCTCGATGGCCACATCTGCTTCATCTGATGTCAGAGAGTCTGGGCAGAGTAATGGGGTCAAGGAAAGTCCTGCTAAAAGTTTGTCAGAGGATACATTGCAAGAGGGCTGTTCTGCATCAGCTTCATCTGATGTCTGTGGGTCTGAGGAAAGCAATGAAATCCAGGAAAATCCCAGTAACAATTTATCACCAGGTCTGCTAAAAGATGTTTGCTCTCCAGATACAGCTGTGCCATCTGATGCCAAAGAGGCCAATCAAAGTGGTGGGACAGTGGGAAATCCTGGTAATGCTGAGTTGGAAAATGGAGTCTCCGGAGCAGCATCCATAAGTGGCCAGGAGGAGAGCAATCAGAAAATAGATCGGCAAAAAGATGGACAGGCTAAAAATGATCCAGTAACTGAAGAGGCAGTTTCTGATAATGCTACAGCTTCAGCTCGAAGTTCATTTGTTCATAATAATCATGGAGACTTAAACTACTCCGAGCCTGTTTACCTGTCAGGCCCAATTGTATCATCAGGGCATATACCCTATTCAGGTAGCATCTCTCTTCGGTCTGATAGTAGCACAACCAGCACACGTTCCTTTGCATTTCCCAT
- the LOC105061062 gene encoding uncharacterized protein isoform X4, whose amino-acid sequence MSSTQKKACEFSDPSKQIYVGTEESFSGQMNDGKCMEYPFTLPADEIKLGENETVLCTDKTVTEIELPELIGCYKDGACNSIKDICVDEGICSLKKILVENDESSQLLSSIFNYPVASGNSALSEEMAAAAATTADDLKSPSYGHLTSVEKDGEEQHVSGSLSKVGDKFDTANPFLSDMYDENISLKQFHPLHEFEIDPQQVEPTNFNCSDDHKHSSESLSEVGAKCRSTNPFVCDIPDETISFKQFLSLQEIETDPQQVQPANFDCSTEQLADRQKFNQGALEEECFITTAVTSDARQSNLCCGSKENVSICLSQGTAEEGCSMATSASSDVRESGQSNGVKESPAKSLSEDTLQEGCSASASSDVCGSEESNEIQENPSNNLSPGLLKDVCSPDTAVPSDAKEANQSGGTVGNPGNAELENGVSGAASISGQEESNQKIDRQKDGQAKNDPVTEEAVSDNATASARSSFVHNNHGDLNYSEPVYLSGPIVSSGHIPYSGSISLRSDSSTTSTRSFAFPILQPEWNSSPVKMAKADHSHLRKHRGWRVGLLCCRF is encoded by the exons atGTCATCTACACAGAAAAAGGCTTGTGAATTCTCAGATCCATCAAAGCAAATTTATGTGGGCACTGAAGAATCCTTTTCTGGACAGATGAATGATGGTAAATGTATGGAATATCCATTTACCCTTCCTGCTGATGAAATTAAATTGGGTGAAAATGAGACAGTTCTTTGCACTGACAAAACTGTTACTGAAATTGAACTACCAGAGTTGATAGGCTGCTATAAAGATGGTGCTTGTAACAGTATAAAGGACATATGTGTTGATGAAGGGATATGTTCCCTCAAAAAGATTTTGGTGGAAAATGATGAGTCAAGCCAGCtgctttcttctatttttaattATCCTGTGGCAAGTGGAAATAGTGCTCTAAGCGAAGAAATGGCAGCTGCTGCCGCAACCACTGCAGATGATTTGAAGTCTCCATCATATGGGCATCTTACTTCTGTTGAAAAGGATGGAGAGGAGCAACATGTTTCTGGGAGTTTATCCAAAGTTGGAGATAAGTTTGATACAGCTAATCCATTCTTAAGTGATATGTATGATGAGAATATCAGTTTAAAACAATTCCACCCTCTGCATGAGTTTGAAATAGACCCTCAGCAAGTGGAGCCAACCAATTTCAACTGCAGCGATGATCATAAACATTCTTCTGAGAGTTTATCTGAAGTTGGAGCCAAGTGTCGTTCAACTAATCCATTCGTATGTGATATACCTGATGAGACAATCAGTTTTAAGCAGTTCCTCTCTCTGCAAGAGATTGAAACAGATCCCCAGCAAGTGCAGCCTGCCAATTTTGACTGCAGCACTGAGCAACTGGCTGATCGTCAAAAATTTAATCAG GGTGCACTGGAAGAGGAGTGCTTTATAACCACAGCTGTGACATCTGATGCCAGACAATCCAACCTATGCTGTGGGTCCAAGGAAAATGTTTCTATTTGTTTATCACAGGGCACAGCGGAAGAGGGGTGCTCGATGGCCACATCTGCTTCATCTGATGTCAGAGAGTCTGGGCAGAGTAATGGGGTCAAGGAAAGTCCTGCTAAAAGTTTGTCAGAGGATACATTGCAAGAGGGCTGTTCTGCATCAGCTTCATCTGATGTCTGTGGGTCTGAGGAAAGCAATGAAATCCAGGAAAATCCCAGTAACAATTTATCACCAGGTCTGCTAAAAGATGTTTGCTCTCCAGATACAGCTGTGCCATCTGATGCCAAAGAGGCCAATCAAAGTGGTGGGACAGTGGGAAATCCTGGTAATGCTGAGTTGGAAAATGGAGTCTCCGGAGCAGCATCCATAAGTGGCCAGGAGGAGAGCAATCAGAAAATAGATCGGCAAAAAGATGGACAGGCTAAAAATGATCCAGTAACTGAAGAGGCAGTTTCTGATAATGCTACAGCTTCAGCTCGAAGTTCATTTGTTCATAATAATCATGGAGACTTAAACTACTCCGAGCCTGTTTACCTGTCAGGCCCAATTGTATCATCAGGGCATATACCCTATTCAGGTAGCATCTCTCTTCGGTCTGATAGTAGCACAACCAGCACACGTTCCTTTGCATTTCCCAT
- the LOC105061062 gene encoding uncharacterized protein isoform X6, whose product MISMLDVENKAVWEGEDDLMSSTQKKACEFSDPSKQIYVGTEESFSGQMNDELIGCYKDGACNSIKDICVDEGICSLKKILVENDESSQLLSSIFNYPVASGNSALSEEMAAAAATTADDLKSPSYGHLTSVEKDGEEQHVSGSLSKVGDKFDTANPFLSDMYDENISLKQFHPLHEFEIDPQQVEPTNFNCSDDHKHSSESLSEVGAKCRSTNPFVCDIPDETISFKQFLSLQEIETDPQQVQPANFDCSTEQLADRQKFNQGALEEECFITTAVTSDARQSNLCCGSKENVSICLSQGTAEEGCSMATSASSDVRESGQSNGVKESPAKSLSEDTLQEGCSASASSDVCGSEESNEIQENPSNNLSPGLLKDVCSPDTAVPSDAKEANQSGGTVGNPGNAELENGVSGAASISGQEESNQKIDRQKDGQAKNDPVTEEAVSDNATASARSSFVHNNHGDLNYSEPVYLSGPIVSSGHIPYSGSISLRSDSSTTSTRSFAFPILQPEWNSSPVKMAKADHSHLRKHRGWRVGLLCCRF is encoded by the exons atgattagtATGTTGGATGTAGAGAACAAGGCTGTATgggaaggagaagatgatcttatGTCATCTACACAGAAAAAGGCTTGTGAATTCTCAGATCCATCAAAGCAAATTTATGTGGGCACTGAAGAATCCTTTTCTGGACAGATGAATGATG AGTTGATAGGCTGCTATAAAGATGGTGCTTGTAACAGTATAAAGGACATATGTGTTGATGAAGGGATATGTTCCCTCAAAAAGATTTTGGTGGAAAATGATGAGTCAAGCCAGCtgctttcttctatttttaattATCCTGTGGCAAGTGGAAATAGTGCTCTAAGCGAAGAAATGGCAGCTGCTGCCGCAACCACTGCAGATGATTTGAAGTCTCCATCATATGGGCATCTTACTTCTGTTGAAAAGGATGGAGAGGAGCAACATGTTTCTGGGAGTTTATCCAAAGTTGGAGATAAGTTTGATACAGCTAATCCATTCTTAAGTGATATGTATGATGAGAATATCAGTTTAAAACAATTCCACCCTCTGCATGAGTTTGAAATAGACCCTCAGCAAGTGGAGCCAACCAATTTCAACTGCAGCGATGATCATAAACATTCTTCTGAGAGTTTATCTGAAGTTGGAGCCAAGTGTCGTTCAACTAATCCATTCGTATGTGATATACCTGATGAGACAATCAGTTTTAAGCAGTTCCTCTCTCTGCAAGAGATTGAAACAGATCCCCAGCAAGTGCAGCCTGCCAATTTTGACTGCAGCACTGAGCAACTGGCTGATCGTCAAAAATTTAATCAG GGTGCACTGGAAGAGGAGTGCTTTATAACCACAGCTGTGACATCTGATGCCAGACAATCCAACCTATGCTGTGGGTCCAAGGAAAATGTTTCTATTTGTTTATCACAGGGCACAGCGGAAGAGGGGTGCTCGATGGCCACATCTGCTTCATCTGATGTCAGAGAGTCTGGGCAGAGTAATGGGGTCAAGGAAAGTCCTGCTAAAAGTTTGTCAGAGGATACATTGCAAGAGGGCTGTTCTGCATCAGCTTCATCTGATGTCTGTGGGTCTGAGGAAAGCAATGAAATCCAGGAAAATCCCAGTAACAATTTATCACCAGGTCTGCTAAAAGATGTTTGCTCTCCAGATACAGCTGTGCCATCTGATGCCAAAGAGGCCAATCAAAGTGGTGGGACAGTGGGAAATCCTGGTAATGCTGAGTTGGAAAATGGAGTCTCCGGAGCAGCATCCATAAGTGGCCAGGAGGAGAGCAATCAGAAAATAGATCGGCAAAAAGATGGACAGGCTAAAAATGATCCAGTAACTGAAGAGGCAGTTTCTGATAATGCTACAGCTTCAGCTCGAAGTTCATTTGTTCATAATAATCATGGAGACTTAAACTACTCCGAGCCTGTTTACCTGTCAGGCCCAATTGTATCATCAGGGCATATACCCTATTCAGGTAGCATCTCTCTTCGGTCTGATAGTAGCACAACCAGCACACGTTCCTTTGCATTTCCCAT
- the LOC105061062 gene encoding uncharacterized protein isoform X3 gives MISMLDVENKAVWEGEDDLMSSTQKKACEFSDPSKQIYVGTEESFSGQMNDGKCMEYPFTLPADEIKLGENETVLCTDKTVTEIELPELIGCYKDGACNSIKDICVDEGICSLKKILVENDESSQLLSSIFNYPVASGNSALSEEMAAAAATTADDLKSPSYGHLTSVEKDGEEQHVSGSLSKVGDKFDTANPFLSDMYDENISLKQFHPLHEFEIDPQQVEPTNFNCSDDHKHSSESLSEVGAKCRSTNPFVCDIPDETISFKQFLSLQEIETDPQQVQPANFDCSTEQLADRQKFNQGALEEECFITTAVTSDARQSNLCCGSKENVSICLSQGTAEEGCSMATSASSDVRESGQSNGVKESPAKSLSEDTLQEGCSASASSDVCGSEESNEIQENPSNNLSPGLLKDVCSPDTAVPSDAKEANQSGGTVGNPGNAELENGVSGAASISGQEESNQKIDRQKDGQAKNDPVTEEAVSDNATASARSSFVHNNHGDLNYSEPVYLSGPIVSSGHIPYSGSISLRSDSSTTSTRSFAFPIRSGIAAQSKWQRQTTVI, from the exons atgattagtATGTTGGATGTAGAGAACAAGGCTGTATgggaaggagaagatgatcttatGTCATCTACACAGAAAAAGGCTTGTGAATTCTCAGATCCATCAAAGCAAATTTATGTGGGCACTGAAGAATCCTTTTCTGGACAGATGAATGATGGTAAATGTATGGAATATCCATTTACCCTTCCTGCTGATGAAATTAAATTGGGTGAAAATGAGACAGTTCTTTGCACTGACAAAACTGTTACTGAAATTGAACTACCAGAGTTGATAGGCTGCTATAAAGATGGTGCTTGTAACAGTATAAAGGACATATGTGTTGATGAAGGGATATGTTCCCTCAAAAAGATTTTGGTGGAAAATGATGAGTCAAGCCAGCtgctttcttctatttttaattATCCTGTGGCAAGTGGAAATAGTGCTCTAAGCGAAGAAATGGCAGCTGCTGCCGCAACCACTGCAGATGATTTGAAGTCTCCATCATATGGGCATCTTACTTCTGTTGAAAAGGATGGAGAGGAGCAACATGTTTCTGGGAGTTTATCCAAAGTTGGAGATAAGTTTGATACAGCTAATCCATTCTTAAGTGATATGTATGATGAGAATATCAGTTTAAAACAATTCCACCCTCTGCATGAGTTTGAAATAGACCCTCAGCAAGTGGAGCCAACCAATTTCAACTGCAGCGATGATCATAAACATTCTTCTGAGAGTTTATCTGAAGTTGGAGCCAAGTGTCGTTCAACTAATCCATTCGTATGTGATATACCTGATGAGACAATCAGTTTTAAGCAGTTCCTCTCTCTGCAAGAGATTGAAACAGATCCCCAGCAAGTGCAGCCTGCCAATTTTGACTGCAGCACTGAGCAACTGGCTGATCGTCAAAAATTTAATCAG GGTGCACTGGAAGAGGAGTGCTTTATAACCACAGCTGTGACATCTGATGCCAGACAATCCAACCTATGCTGTGGGTCCAAGGAAAATGTTTCTATTTGTTTATCACAGGGCACAGCGGAAGAGGGGTGCTCGATGGCCACATCTGCTTCATCTGATGTCAGAGAGTCTGGGCAGAGTAATGGGGTCAAGGAAAGTCCTGCTAAAAGTTTGTCAGAGGATACATTGCAAGAGGGCTGTTCTGCATCAGCTTCATCTGATGTCTGTGGGTCTGAGGAAAGCAATGAAATCCAGGAAAATCCCAGTAACAATTTATCACCAGGTCTGCTAAAAGATGTTTGCTCTCCAGATACAGCTGTGCCATCTGATGCCAAAGAGGCCAATCAAAGTGGTGGGACAGTGGGAAATCCTGGTAATGCTGAGTTGGAAAATGGAGTCTCCGGAGCAGCATCCATAAGTGGCCAGGAGGAGAGCAATCAGAAAATAGATCGGCAAAAAGATGGACAGGCTAAAAATGATCCAGTAACTGAAGAGGCAGTTTCTGATAATGCTACAGCTTCAGCTCGAAGTTCATTTGTTCATAATAATCATGGAGACTTAAACTACTCCGAGCCTGTTTACCTGTCAGGCCCAATTGTATCATCAGGGCATATACCCTATTCAGGTAGCATCTCTCTTCGGTCTGATAGTAGCACAACCAGCACACGTTCCTTTGCATTTCCCAT
- the LOC105061062 gene encoding uncharacterized protein isoform X1, with protein MISMLDVENKAVWEGEDDLMSSTQKKACEFSDPSKQIYVGTEESFSGQMNDGKCMEYPFTLPADEIKLGENETVLCTDKTVTEIELPELIGCYKDGACNSIKDICVDEGICSLKKILVENDESSQLLSSIFNYPVASGNSALSEEMAAAAATTADDLKSPSYGHLTSVEKDGEEQHVSGSLSKVGDKFDTANPFLSDMYDENISLKQFHPLHEFEIDPQQVEPTNFNCSDDHKHSSESLSEVGAKCRSTNPFVCDIPDETISFKQFLSLQEIETDPQQVQPANFDCSTEQLADRQKFNQGALEEECFITTAVTSDARQSNLCCGSKENVSICLSQGTAEEGCSMATSASSDVRESGQSNGVKESPAKSLSEDTLQEGCSASASSDVCGSEESNEIQENPSNNLSPGLLKDVCSPDTAVPSDAKEANQSGGTVGNPGNAELENGVSGAASISGQEESNQKIDRQKDGQAKNDPVTEEAVSDNATASARSSFVHNNHGDLNYSEPVYLSGPIVSSGHIPYSGSISLRSDSSTTSTRSFAFPILQPEWNSSPVKMAKADHSHLRKHRGWRVGLLCCRF; from the exons atgattagtATGTTGGATGTAGAGAACAAGGCTGTATgggaaggagaagatgatcttatGTCATCTACACAGAAAAAGGCTTGTGAATTCTCAGATCCATCAAAGCAAATTTATGTGGGCACTGAAGAATCCTTTTCTGGACAGATGAATGATGGTAAATGTATGGAATATCCATTTACCCTTCCTGCTGATGAAATTAAATTGGGTGAAAATGAGACAGTTCTTTGCACTGACAAAACTGTTACTGAAATTGAACTACCAGAGTTGATAGGCTGCTATAAAGATGGTGCTTGTAACAGTATAAAGGACATATGTGTTGATGAAGGGATATGTTCCCTCAAAAAGATTTTGGTGGAAAATGATGAGTCAAGCCAGCtgctttcttctatttttaattATCCTGTGGCAAGTGGAAATAGTGCTCTAAGCGAAGAAATGGCAGCTGCTGCCGCAACCACTGCAGATGATTTGAAGTCTCCATCATATGGGCATCTTACTTCTGTTGAAAAGGATGGAGAGGAGCAACATGTTTCTGGGAGTTTATCCAAAGTTGGAGATAAGTTTGATACAGCTAATCCATTCTTAAGTGATATGTATGATGAGAATATCAGTTTAAAACAATTCCACCCTCTGCATGAGTTTGAAATAGACCCTCAGCAAGTGGAGCCAACCAATTTCAACTGCAGCGATGATCATAAACATTCTTCTGAGAGTTTATCTGAAGTTGGAGCCAAGTGTCGTTCAACTAATCCATTCGTATGTGATATACCTGATGAGACAATCAGTTTTAAGCAGTTCCTCTCTCTGCAAGAGATTGAAACAGATCCCCAGCAAGTGCAGCCTGCCAATTTTGACTGCAGCACTGAGCAACTGGCTGATCGTCAAAAATTTAATCAG GGTGCACTGGAAGAGGAGTGCTTTATAACCACAGCTGTGACATCTGATGCCAGACAATCCAACCTATGCTGTGGGTCCAAGGAAAATGTTTCTATTTGTTTATCACAGGGCACAGCGGAAGAGGGGTGCTCGATGGCCACATCTGCTTCATCTGATGTCAGAGAGTCTGGGCAGAGTAATGGGGTCAAGGAAAGTCCTGCTAAAAGTTTGTCAGAGGATACATTGCAAGAGGGCTGTTCTGCATCAGCTTCATCTGATGTCTGTGGGTCTGAGGAAAGCAATGAAATCCAGGAAAATCCCAGTAACAATTTATCACCAGGTCTGCTAAAAGATGTTTGCTCTCCAGATACAGCTGTGCCATCTGATGCCAAAGAGGCCAATCAAAGTGGTGGGACAGTGGGAAATCCTGGTAATGCTGAGTTGGAAAATGGAGTCTCCGGAGCAGCATCCATAAGTGGCCAGGAGGAGAGCAATCAGAAAATAGATCGGCAAAAAGATGGACAGGCTAAAAATGATCCAGTAACTGAAGAGGCAGTTTCTGATAATGCTACAGCTTCAGCTCGAAGTTCATTTGTTCATAATAATCATGGAGACTTAAACTACTCCGAGCCTGTTTACCTGTCAGGCCCAATTGTATCATCAGGGCATATACCCTATTCAGGTAGCATCTCTCTTCGGTCTGATAGTAGCACAACCAGCACACGTTCCTTTGCATTTCCCAT
- the LOC105061062 gene encoding uncharacterized protein isoform X5 — protein MISMLDVENKAVWEGEDDLMSSTQKKACEFSDPSKQIYVGTEESFSGQMNDGKCMEYPFTLPADEIKLGENETVLCTDKTVTEIELPELIGCYKDGACNSIKDICVDEGICSLKKILVENDESSQLLSSIFNYPVASGNSALSEEMAAAAATTADDLKSPSYGHLTSVEKDGEEQHVSGSLSKVGDKFDTANPFLSDMYDENISLKQFHPLHEFEIDPQQVEPTNFNCSDDHKHSSESLSEVGAKCRSTNPFVCDIPDETISFKQFLSLQEIETDPQQVQPANFDCSTEQLADRQKFNQGALEEECFITTAVTSDARQSNLCCGSKENVSICLSQGTAEEGCSMATSASSDVRESGQSNGVKESPAKSLSEDTLQEGCSASASSDVCGSEESNEIQENPSNNLSPGLLKDVCSPDTAVPSDAKEANQSGGTVGNPGNAELENGVSGAASISGQEESNQKIDRQKDGQAKNDPVTEEAVSDNATASARSSFVHNNHGDLNYSEPVYLSGPIVSSGHIPYSGSISLRSDSSTTSTRSFAFPILSNK, from the exons atgattagtATGTTGGATGTAGAGAACAAGGCTGTATgggaaggagaagatgatcttatGTCATCTACACAGAAAAAGGCTTGTGAATTCTCAGATCCATCAAAGCAAATTTATGTGGGCACTGAAGAATCCTTTTCTGGACAGATGAATGATGGTAAATGTATGGAATATCCATTTACCCTTCCTGCTGATGAAATTAAATTGGGTGAAAATGAGACAGTTCTTTGCACTGACAAAACTGTTACTGAAATTGAACTACCAGAGTTGATAGGCTGCTATAAAGATGGTGCTTGTAACAGTATAAAGGACATATGTGTTGATGAAGGGATATGTTCCCTCAAAAAGATTTTGGTGGAAAATGATGAGTCAAGCCAGCtgctttcttctatttttaattATCCTGTGGCAAGTGGAAATAGTGCTCTAAGCGAAGAAATGGCAGCTGCTGCCGCAACCACTGCAGATGATTTGAAGTCTCCATCATATGGGCATCTTACTTCTGTTGAAAAGGATGGAGAGGAGCAACATGTTTCTGGGAGTTTATCCAAAGTTGGAGATAAGTTTGATACAGCTAATCCATTCTTAAGTGATATGTATGATGAGAATATCAGTTTAAAACAATTCCACCCTCTGCATGAGTTTGAAATAGACCCTCAGCAAGTGGAGCCAACCAATTTCAACTGCAGCGATGATCATAAACATTCTTCTGAGAGTTTATCTGAAGTTGGAGCCAAGTGTCGTTCAACTAATCCATTCGTATGTGATATACCTGATGAGACAATCAGTTTTAAGCAGTTCCTCTCTCTGCAAGAGATTGAAACAGATCCCCAGCAAGTGCAGCCTGCCAATTTTGACTGCAGCACTGAGCAACTGGCTGATCGTCAAAAATTTAATCAG GGTGCACTGGAAGAGGAGTGCTTTATAACCACAGCTGTGACATCTGATGCCAGACAATCCAACCTATGCTGTGGGTCCAAGGAAAATGTTTCTATTTGTTTATCACAGGGCACAGCGGAAGAGGGGTGCTCGATGGCCACATCTGCTTCATCTGATGTCAGAGAGTCTGGGCAGAGTAATGGGGTCAAGGAAAGTCCTGCTAAAAGTTTGTCAGAGGATACATTGCAAGAGGGCTGTTCTGCATCAGCTTCATCTGATGTCTGTGGGTCTGAGGAAAGCAATGAAATCCAGGAAAATCCCAGTAACAATTTATCACCAGGTCTGCTAAAAGATGTTTGCTCTCCAGATACAGCTGTGCCATCTGATGCCAAAGAGGCCAATCAAAGTGGTGGGACAGTGGGAAATCCTGGTAATGCTGAGTTGGAAAATGGAGTCTCCGGAGCAGCATCCATAAGTGGCCAGGAGGAGAGCAATCAGAAAATAGATCGGCAAAAAGATGGACAGGCTAAAAATGATCCAGTAACTGAAGAGGCAGTTTCTGATAATGCTACAGCTTCAGCTCGAAGTTCATTTGTTCATAATAATCATGGAGACTTAAACTACTCCGAGCCTGTTTACCTGTCAGGCCCAATTGTATCATCAGGGCATATACCCTATTCAGGTAGCATCTCTCTTCGGTCTGATAGTAGCACAACCAGCACACGTTCCTTTGCATTTCCCAT